One window of the Leptospira koniambonensis genome contains the following:
- a CDS encoding slipin family protein, translated as MTRILKHQRGLLFHRGDYKKLLLPGNHFVSPFDFVKILDASLPFTPDQRQNIYLEDAELKSQLEIFEVKDNEIVILYAEGIFKKVLEPGNHFYWKGLHNYTFQKFDLNQGEIPQNLDKNVLAKPELSKFVSAFTVEPHEIGGLFIEKIFSKLLEPGTYYFWKGINSVSVPKLDLRRIQHEISGQELMTKDKINLRLNFVFHYRIVNSEKIFKEIKDFSEQIYIFLQLALREYIGNLTLDEILTKKEEIGSFVLEKAKSNAENLGLEILFAGVKDIILPGEIKDILNQVLIAEKKAQANIITRREETASTRSLLNTAKLMEENQVLFKLKELEYIERLSEKINQIQLVGGGHILDQLKGLLIPKSPKEPS; from the coding sequence ATGACTAGAATACTAAAACACCAAAGAGGCCTTCTCTTTCATAGAGGAGATTATAAAAAACTATTATTACCTGGAAACCATTTTGTTTCTCCTTTTGACTTTGTGAAAATCCTAGATGCAAGCCTTCCATTTACACCGGATCAAAGGCAGAATATTTATCTAGAAGACGCAGAATTAAAATCTCAATTGGAAATTTTCGAGGTAAAAGATAATGAAATCGTTATTCTTTATGCTGAAGGGATTTTTAAAAAAGTTTTAGAACCTGGAAACCATTTCTATTGGAAGGGATTACATAATTATACCTTTCAGAAATTTGATTTAAACCAGGGTGAAATACCTCAGAATTTAGATAAGAATGTTTTAGCGAAGCCTGAACTTTCCAAATTTGTTTCTGCATTCACTGTGGAACCTCATGAGATCGGCGGTTTATTCATAGAGAAAATTTTCTCTAAATTATTAGAGCCGGGAACATATTATTTCTGGAAAGGGATCAATTCAGTTTCTGTTCCAAAATTAGATCTTCGCAGAATACAGCATGAGATTAGCGGCCAAGAATTGATGACTAAGGATAAGATCAATCTTCGTCTCAATTTTGTGTTTCATTATAGGATAGTAAATTCAGAGAAAATTTTTAAAGAGATTAAAGACTTCTCAGAACAAATCTATATCTTCTTGCAACTTGCTTTAAGAGAATATATTGGAAATCTAACTCTTGATGAAATTCTCACTAAAAAAGAGGAAATTGGTTCCTTTGTTTTAGAAAAAGCAAAATCAAATGCTGAAAATTTAGGTTTAGAAATTTTATTTGCAGGGGTTAAGGATATCATCCTTCCAGGAGAGATAAAAGATATCCTAAATCAGGTTTTGATCGCTGAGAAAAAGGCGCAGGCGAATATTATTACTAGAAGAGAAGAAACTGCTTCTACCAGAAGTTTACTGAATACAGCAAAACTAATGGAAGAGAATCAAGTATTGTTCAAACTAAAAGAGTTGGAGTATATCGAAAGATTGAGTGAAAAAATCAATCAGATCCAACTAGTAGGGGGAGGACATATATTAGATCAGTTAAAAGGGCTTCTGATCCCTAAATCACCGAAAGAACCTTCTTGA
- a CDS encoding DUF2721 domain-containing protein — protein MISSLIGTEILAGMITPAVLISASASLIFSTANRLGRIFDRVNLLKNEIEGVVDGKLSFPEERQAYLRRQLKIQKKRANLIQRSMAALYTATLFFVSSSLSLGIIVAIASPASWVATGLALVGGIFLFIASSLLLYESRYNLNFIQGQIEFAEFLEDKVEKKSDSPSSKR, from the coding sequence ATGATCTCTTCTTTGATCGGAACTGAAATTTTAGCAGGTATGATTACTCCGGCCGTTTTGATTTCGGCCAGTGCTAGTTTAATTTTTTCCACTGCAAATCGATTGGGTAGAATATTCGATCGAGTTAATTTACTCAAAAATGAGATAGAAGGTGTCGTGGACGGAAAACTTTCCTTTCCTGAAGAGCGACAAGCTTATCTCAGAAGACAATTAAAGATCCAAAAGAAAAGAGCAAATCTGATCCAAAGATCCATGGCCGCGCTTTATACTGCGACTTTGTTTTTTGTTTCTTCCAGTTTGAGTCTGGGGATCATAGTCGCAATTGCGAGTCCTGCGTCTTGGGTTGCAACTGGGCTGGCTTTGGTAGGTGGGATTTTCTTGTTTATCGCAAGTAGTCTTTTGCTGTACGAAAGCCGTTATAATTTAAACTTTATCCAAGGCCAGATAGAATTTGCAGAATTTCTGGAAGATAAAGTGGAGAAGAAGTCGGATAGCCCTTCCTCCAAAAGATAG
- a CDS encoding ABC transporter permease, whose protein sequence is MNIRFFLRVMFREIFSKKTSSLQIILAITIGTGAVLAVHSYRDQFTSSIIREAKNIMGSDLVVTSPSPLTSEQTAFLSKELPKGSKLSELVQFPSMLRNPDSQDSSLSLIKAIQGDYPYFGELETEPKGLFRRLKPGEILLESGLIKNLKLKIGSKVQLGESNFVLKGSILKEPGMAGNFLSMAPSSIIKKESLAETGLEQRGSRISYQVPILLPNGTDANVFKKSKFSEFAKNDLILYESTEANSGSQKFLTNTLDFFSLLALCAFFLGGISILLTSRAVVRSKSTTFAVYKCLGAGPNLVLGLVLSELLILSTIGAIFGFLFGSFLQTQIPNMADKEFLFEPKLIPDLKAFLWAFVLAWVVPLVSAWESLSTTRNLSPMYALKSDFANELSSVPKLKLKQSISFIAVFGLFFVLAWWETGDWIKGLILCATLLFLPVVVYLGILGIRFAIRFLLQRSEFSASVRMALRKLDRPRTGLSWVSVGLGSSVFVLLLSIFLSDSLLEYSGAKDKERRPNMFVLDIRPEQLESFQQTAEKYKVEKLLTAPVIGARLTHVNGELVKKEDMELSALRRDWRSTARTREYFLSYRENLYPTEKVTDGDFWRKGEEDQISVEKEFSKNLKVDLGDKLSFSIGGVEVTGTIRNFRTVNWSDMRPNFVVLFSKGILEKAPKFYLSSFLLDSSDSRYSLQKELSNEFPNLTIVDTEKAVQSFLGILEKMSFAIRWMTGLIVLSSLLLILSSLELSRKERLEETSLLRIIGGTKTFLRKYFLAESLLLANLSFVLAFVLVWGVSSYMSEMIFEIQASVPWLEIGIFYISLNIAVVGMYFGALRGEWRRSPTLYLKEV, encoded by the coding sequence ATGAATATTAGGTTCTTTCTAAGGGTAATGTTCAGAGAAATCTTTTCTAAAAAGACTTCTTCCTTACAGATCATACTTGCAATCACCATAGGAACTGGAGCTGTTCTCGCAGTTCATTCTTATAGGGACCAATTTACTTCTTCTATCATCAGAGAAGCCAAAAACATCATGGGTTCTGATCTTGTGGTTACGAGCCCTTCTCCACTTACCTCTGAACAAACAGCGTTTCTTTCGAAGGAATTGCCAAAAGGAAGCAAATTATCCGAATTAGTGCAATTCCCTTCTATGTTGCGAAACCCTGATTCGCAGGATTCAAGCTTATCATTGATCAAAGCGATCCAAGGTGATTATCCTTATTTTGGCGAATTAGAAACGGAACCAAAAGGCCTTTTTCGTAGATTAAAACCTGGAGAAATACTCTTAGAAAGTGGGCTGATCAAAAATTTAAAACTTAAGATCGGTTCAAAGGTTCAATTAGGAGAAAGTAACTTCGTATTAAAAGGAAGTATCTTAAAGGAACCAGGAATGGCAGGGAATTTTCTCTCCATGGCGCCTAGTTCCATTATAAAAAAAGAATCTTTAGCTGAAACAGGATTAGAACAAAGAGGTTCTCGGATCAGTTATCAAGTTCCGATCCTTCTTCCTAACGGAACAGATGCAAATGTATTCAAAAAAAGTAAATTTTCAGAATTCGCAAAGAATGATCTGATCTTATACGAAAGCACGGAAGCAAATTCAGGATCGCAAAAATTCCTTACAAACACATTGGATTTCTTTTCCTTATTGGCATTATGCGCATTTTTTTTAGGAGGGATCTCGATTCTTCTTACAAGCAGAGCAGTCGTAAGATCAAAATCCACTACATTCGCAGTTTATAAATGTTTAGGAGCAGGACCGAATCTAGTTTTAGGTCTTGTTCTTTCTGAACTTTTAATATTATCCACTATAGGTGCTATATTTGGATTTTTATTCGGAAGTTTTTTACAAACTCAGATCCCGAATATGGCAGACAAAGAATTCCTTTTTGAACCAAAATTAATCCCAGATCTAAAAGCATTCTTATGGGCATTTGTTTTAGCTTGGGTAGTCCCATTAGTTTCTGCTTGGGAAAGCCTTTCCACTACTCGAAACCTGAGTCCAATGTATGCTCTTAAATCAGATTTTGCAAATGAACTTTCTTCTGTTCCAAAACTGAAATTAAAACAATCCATCTCATTCATTGCAGTGTTTGGATTATTTTTTGTATTAGCTTGGTGGGAAACTGGAGATTGGATCAAAGGATTAATACTTTGTGCAACTCTACTTTTCTTACCTGTTGTTGTTTATCTCGGTATTTTAGGAATTCGTTTTGCGATCAGATTCCTTTTGCAAAGATCTGAATTTTCTGCAAGTGTAAGAATGGCATTACGAAAATTAGATAGACCTAGAACAGGATTATCTTGGGTATCCGTAGGACTTGGCTCTTCCGTTTTCGTTCTATTACTCAGTATTTTTCTAAGCGATAGCTTATTAGAGTATAGCGGAGCAAAAGACAAGGAAAGAAGACCGAATATGTTCGTGTTGGACATACGACCAGAACAACTAGAAAGCTTCCAACAAACAGCAGAGAAGTATAAAGTAGAAAAACTTTTAACTGCACCTGTGATCGGAGCGAGACTCACTCATGTAAACGGAGAACTTGTTAAAAAAGAAGATATGGAACTTTCCGCTCTCAGAAGAGATTGGAGATCTACTGCAAGGACCAGAGAATATTTCTTATCTTATAGAGAGAATTTATATCCTACAGAAAAAGTCACTGACGGTGATTTTTGGAGAAAAGGAGAAGAAGACCAAATCTCAGTCGAAAAGGAATTCTCCAAAAACTTAAAAGTGGATTTAGGAGATAAACTTTCCTTCTCCATTGGCGGGGTAGAAGTCACCGGAACCATTCGAAATTTCAGAACAGTCAATTGGTCGGACATGAGACCGAACTTCGTGGTCTTGTTTTCAAAAGGAATATTGGAAAAAGCTCCTAAGTTTTATTTGAGTTCGTTTTTATTAGATTCTTCTGATTCCAGATATTCTCTACAAAAAGAATTATCGAATGAATTTCCGAATCTTACGATCGTAGATACTGAAAAAGCAGTTCAATCCTTCTTGGGAATTTTAGAAAAGATGTCTTTTGCGATCCGTTGGATGACAGGACTGATCGTTTTATCTTCTCTGCTTTTGATACTTTCTTCTTTGGAACTGAGCAGAAAGGAAAGATTAGAAGAGACTTCCCTTCTTAGGATCATCGGTGGGACAAAAACATTCTTACGAAAATACTTTTTGGCTGAGTCTTTACTTTTAGCGAACTTATCTTTCGTTTTGGCTTTTGTTTTGGTTTGGGGAGTTTCTTCTTATATGTCTGAGATGATATTCGAGATACAAGCAAGCGTTCCTTGGTTGGAAATAGGGATCTTTTATATTTCTCTGAATATTGCAGTAGTAGGAATGTATTTCGGAGCTCTAAGAGGCGAATGGAGAAGAAGCCCCACTTTATATCTGAAAGAAGTTTAA
- a CDS encoding ABC transporter ATP-binding protein, translated as MLSISGLNKSYTVADQTFNVLKDVSFQVKSGEFVAVIGPSGSGKSTLLAVSAGLDKADSGTVLLDGISLFDKSEDELAKIRGEHIGFVFQNFQLIKTLNALENVSLPLALTTNLSEKVIHEKAMYWLEKVGIAHRAHNFPSQLSGGEEQRVAIARSFIHEPKLLFADEPTANLDKKNGENIMSLLKQLNRDRKSTLLVVTHDPKVASMADRILEMRDGVILNGVKPKVTAKKSASRKKK; from the coding sequence TTGTTATCTATATCAGGCTTAAACAAGTCTTACACAGTTGCAGACCAAACATTTAATGTATTAAAAGATGTTTCATTCCAGGTAAAGTCTGGAGAATTCGTTGCTGTGATCGGACCTTCCGGTTCAGGCAAGTCCACGTTACTCGCAGTTTCAGCTGGATTAGACAAAGCTGATTCAGGAACGGTACTTTTAGATGGAATATCTCTCTTTGATAAATCAGAAGATGAATTGGCGAAGATCAGAGGAGAACACATCGGCTTTGTATTCCAAAATTTTCAATTGATCAAGACATTAAATGCTTTAGAAAACGTTTCTCTTCCTCTTGCTTTGACAACAAATCTTTCAGAAAAAGTGATACATGAAAAAGCTATGTATTGGTTGGAGAAGGTTGGCATCGCTCATAGAGCACATAACTTTCCAAGCCAACTTTCGGGCGGAGAAGAGCAAAGAGTAGCGATTGCTCGTTCTTTTATACATGAACCTAAACTTCTTTTCGCAGATGAACCTACCGCAAACTTAGATAAGAAGAATGGTGAGAATATAATGTCTCTCCTCAAACAACTAAATAGGGATCGTAAATCTACTTTGTTAGTTGTTACTCATGATCCTAAGGTTGCTTCTATGGCAGATAGGATCTTAGAAATGAGAGATGGAGTCATCTTAAACGGTGTAAAACCAAAAGTAACTGCTAAGAAGTCTGCATCCAGGAAGAAAAAATGA
- the leuS gene encoding leucine--tRNA ligase has translation MDYPFRKIESKWQDYWEKNSSFRTDLRSSKPKFYCLDMFPYPSGAGLHVGHPEGYTATDIISRYKRMKGFEVLHPMGWDAFGLPAERYAMQHGIHPAVTTKQNVDNFRRQIKLIGLSYDWDREISTTDPKYYKFTQWIFLKLYDSWYDSKTSKAKSISELVQIFESKGSEGFEDLETFSAKDWKEFSNVKKETILSGFRLVYQAEIPVNWCPGLGTVLANEEVEEWVGKGYEVVRKPMRQYMMRITAYAERLLEDLSLVSWPGSTLEMQKNWIGKSEGLELIFPFDVSSPQNGIKVYTTRPDTVFGVSYMVLAPEHPLVDSITTKEQWEKVQEYKKVSALKSDLDRTELSKEKSGVFTGAYVLNPADPSKKIPVWIGDYVLYGYGTGAIMAVPAHDQRDYEFAKAFGLDILPVIEGDLSQGAFDSKESVCINSSSSEVSINGLKYKEAFSKTADWAEKKGIGRRKTQFKLRDWLFARQRYWGEPIPLVHYPSGVTKAISESELPLELPNLSEFKPSGTGESPLALAGDWLKYKDPETGEIGTRETNTMPQWAGSCWYYLRYIDPENPDRFVDADLEKTWMPVDLYVGGAEHAVLHLLYSRFWHKVLFDLGYVTTPEPFKKLVHQGLILGEDKRKMSKSLGNVINPDEVVTNFGADSLRLFEMFMGPFEMVKPWSTRGVEGVFRFLNRVWRLYHSGAEESFRLEDIEPNEDELKILHRTIKKVDDDINNFSFNTAISQLMIFVNELTPSTRRSRKILEPFLLLIAPFAPHLAEELWSLAGKSDSLTYQGFPGYEEKYLTDDEILIVVQVNGKLRAEFKAAKEIAGDEAIKIAKSLDKVQIFLDGKQIRKEIYVPGKLVNLVVG, from the coding sequence ATGGACTATCCGTTTCGGAAAATTGAATCAAAATGGCAAGATTATTGGGAAAAGAATTCTTCCTTTCGAACGGATCTACGCTCTTCTAAACCAAAGTTCTATTGTTTAGATATGTTTCCTTATCCCTCGGGCGCGGGATTGCACGTCGGTCACCCTGAAGGTTATACAGCCACAGACATAATTTCTCGTTATAAGAGAATGAAAGGTTTCGAAGTTTTGCATCCAATGGGCTGGGATGCATTTGGTCTTCCTGCAGAAAGATATGCAATGCAGCATGGGATCCATCCTGCAGTCACTACAAAGCAGAATGTGGACAATTTCAGAAGACAGATCAAATTGATCGGTCTTTCCTATGATTGGGACAGAGAAATCTCTACCACAGACCCGAAATATTACAAATTTACCCAGTGGATCTTCCTGAAATTATACGATTCCTGGTATGATTCCAAGACTTCTAAAGCTAAATCAATCTCTGAATTGGTGCAAATATTCGAATCTAAGGGCTCAGAAGGGTTTGAGGACCTCGAAACCTTCTCCGCAAAAGATTGGAAAGAATTTTCAAACGTAAAGAAGGAAACCATTCTTTCAGGATTTCGTTTAGTATATCAGGCAGAAATACCAGTAAACTGGTGCCCAGGTCTTGGAACAGTTCTCGCAAACGAAGAAGTAGAAGAATGGGTTGGTAAAGGTTACGAAGTAGTTCGTAAACCGATGAGGCAGTACATGATGCGTATCACTGCATATGCAGAGAGACTGTTAGAGGATCTATCTTTAGTTTCTTGGCCAGGCTCTACTCTTGAAATGCAGAAGAACTGGATCGGAAAGAGTGAAGGTCTAGAGTTAATCTTTCCTTTTGATGTATCTTCTCCACAAAACGGGATCAAGGTGTATACTACTCGTCCTGATACTGTATTTGGGGTAAGTTATATGGTGCTTGCTCCGGAACATCCTTTAGTGGATTCAATCACTACCAAAGAACAATGGGAGAAGGTTCAGGAATACAAAAAGGTTTCCGCTTTAAAGAGTGATCTGGATAGAACAGAACTTTCTAAAGAGAAATCTGGTGTATTCACTGGAGCATATGTTTTAAATCCAGCAGATCCTTCTAAAAAGATCCCAGTGTGGATCGGTGATTATGTTTTATATGGTTATGGAACTGGTGCAATCATGGCGGTTCCTGCTCATGACCAAAGAGACTATGAATTTGCAAAAGCTTTTGGATTGGATATCCTACCTGTAATCGAAGGAGATCTTTCTCAGGGTGCTTTCGATTCTAAAGAATCAGTTTGTATCAACTCTTCTTCTTCCGAAGTATCTATCAATGGTCTGAAGTATAAAGAAGCATTTTCCAAAACTGCTGATTGGGCAGAGAAAAAAGGAATTGGAAGAAGAAAAACACAATTCAAATTAAGAGATTGGTTGTTCGCTCGCCAAAGATATTGGGGAGAACCTATTCCTTTAGTTCATTATCCTTCTGGAGTTACAAAGGCGATCTCTGAGTCTGAACTTCCATTAGAACTTCCTAATTTATCTGAATTTAAACCTTCTGGAACTGGAGAATCTCCCCTTGCTTTAGCGGGAGATTGGTTAAAATATAAAGATCCTGAAACAGGTGAGATCGGAACTAGAGAAACAAACACTATGCCTCAATGGGCTGGTTCTTGTTGGTATTATCTGCGTTATATAGATCCTGAAAATCCAGACAGGTTTGTAGATGCAGATTTGGAAAAAACATGGATGCCTGTGGATCTATACGTGGGTGGAGCAGAACATGCGGTTCTTCACTTACTTTATTCACGTTTTTGGCATAAGGTATTATTCGATCTAGGTTATGTAACTACTCCAGAACCTTTTAAAAAATTGGTTCACCAAGGTTTGATCTTAGGCGAGGACAAAAGAAAAATGTCCAAGTCTTTAGGGAATGTGATCAATCCGGACGAAGTTGTTACAAATTTCGGAGCAGATAGTTTACGTCTTTTTGAAATGTTCATGGGACCATTCGAAATGGTAAAACCTTGGAGCACCAGAGGTGTAGAAGGTGTATTCCGATTCTTAAATCGTGTTTGGAGATTATATCATTCAGGCGCAGAAGAATCTTTCCGCTTGGAAGATATTGAACCGAACGAAGACGAATTAAAGATCCTTCATAGAACTATCAAAAAAGTGGATGATGATATTAATAATTTCTCATTCAATACTGCTATTTCTCAGCTAATGATCTTTGTGAATGAGTTAACTCCAAGTACTCGTAGATCTCGCAAGATCCTAGAACCATTTTTGCTTTTGATCGCTCCATTTGCTCCTCACTTAGCGGAAGAACTTTGGTCCTTAGCTGGAAAATCTGATTCTTTAACCTACCAAGGTTTTCCTGGTTATGAGGAGAAGTATCTGACTGATGACGAGATACTGATCGTAGTCCAGGTAAATGGAAAGTTAAGAGCGGAATTCAAAGCAGCAAAAGAGATTGCAGGTGACGAAGCAATTAAGATTGCAAAATCCTTGGATAAGGTGCAAATTTTCTTAGATGGAAAACAGATCCGAAAAGAGATCTATGTTCCTGGAAAACTGGTGAATCTAGTAGTTGGATAA
- a CDS encoding helix-turn-helix domain-containing protein gives MGSELFYNQEVQRLDQKLYPRKEIVNRVIRSKQYMDQNFHTKLDLDFVVGTTFLSKFHYIRLFKSCYGVTPHQYLISVRLRNAKELLLKEASVSEVCAGVGFESPSSFAGLFKKFTGLSPSSFQSKYKKAILEK, from the coding sequence ATGGGATCTGAGCTTTTTTACAATCAAGAAGTCCAGAGATTAGATCAAAAATTATATCCTAGAAAAGAGATCGTAAACAGAGTAATCCGATCCAAACAATATATGGATCAAAACTTCCATACAAAATTGGATCTAGATTTTGTTGTAGGGACAACATTCCTTTCTAAATTCCATTATATCAGATTATTTAAATCCTGTTACGGAGTAACACCTCACCAATATCTGATCTCTGTTCGATTGAGAAATGCAAAAGAATTACTTTTGAAAGAAGCTTCAGTATCTGAGGTTTGTGCTGGAGTAGGATTTGAAAGTCCGAGTTCTTTTGCCGGATTATTCAAAAAATTCACCGGGTTAAGCCCTTCTTCTTTTCAATCCAAATATAAAAAAGCAATTTTAGAGAAGTAG
- a CDS encoding SRPBCC family protein, whose protein sequence is MKAFKIIIFSIIGIVAVLLIAAAFTSKDFQVQEEIVIDKPKQVVFDYIKNLNNQTKYAKWFMLDPETEFSSKGTDGEIGFIHSWKSKNENVGIGEQEIIKKIEGEYLEVQIRFEWPFVSNDSAFTKLETISENKTKLINRFNGKMMYPMNLMIPIICGDLGKDMRDNLVRLKSILEK, encoded by the coding sequence ATGAAGGCTTTTAAAATTATAATCTTCTCCATTATCGGGATAGTTGCGGTATTACTTATTGCTGCGGCTTTTACTTCTAAAGATTTCCAAGTACAAGAAGAGATCGTGATCGATAAACCTAAACAGGTAGTTTTCGATTATATTAAAAATCTAAATAATCAAACCAAGTATGCTAAATGGTTTATGCTAGATCCGGAGACAGAATTTTCTTCTAAGGGTACTGATGGAGAAATTGGTTTTATACATTCTTGGAAAAGTAAGAATGAGAACGTGGGGATCGGAGAACAAGAGATCATAAAAAAGATAGAAGGCGAATATCTGGAAGTTCAGATCAGATTCGAATGGCCTTTTGTTTCCAATGACTCTGCTTTTACAAAACTGGAAACTATCTCTGAAAATAAAACCAAACTGATCAATAGATTTAACGGTAAGATGATGTACCCAATGAACCTCATGATCCCAATTATATGCGGTGATCTAGGTAAGGACATGAGAGATAATCTGGTCCGATTAAAATCTATATTAGAAAAGTAA
- a CDS encoding VOC family protein codes for MKITVMSVMVEDQEKALKFYTEILGFEKKTDIPMGEARWLTVVSPEQRDGVEILLEPMGFAPAKPFQKALKEAGIPWTSFGVDDVDKEYEKLTKLGVEFTMKPTQMGPVKLAVLNDTCGNLIQIAQLI; via the coding sequence ATGAAAATAACAGTAATGAGCGTGATGGTAGAAGACCAAGAAAAGGCTCTCAAATTTTATACTGAAATTTTAGGATTCGAAAAGAAAACTGATATTCCTATGGGAGAAGCAAGATGGCTTACTGTAGTTTCTCCGGAACAAAGAGATGGTGTGGAAATATTGCTGGAGCCAATGGGTTTCGCTCCAGCTAAACCATTTCAAAAAGCTTTAAAGGAAGCTGGAATTCCTTGGACTTCTTTCGGTGTAGATGATGTGGATAAGGAATATGAGAAACTTACGAAACTAGGCGTTGAGTTTACGATGAAACCCACACAAATGGGGCCGGTAAAACTCGCAGTCTTAAATGATACTTGTGGGAATCTGATCCAGATCGCTCAACTTATTTAA
- a CDS encoding LIC10486 family protein, with product MEQNPQTSKLQEQANQMNLALESVHTEEQAIELIQGKIKDAYLLKLRIDVENKAGVVLGLLSRYKNEFLELYSLFSNSSVIRKIRTFEDFGQISHDIAEAARQEAPDPGLTDQVARILHTKLTKQILEQYYPMWDRNDTAALVNLLENQIKTSMKINMIRVQADVEYVSSLKCRGKSFFAGIIQSIPKPPEDPPEGTAPVENLDPEKAAVMRQIETIRKGFGRVVLAKTILSPVNGIDFDDLNEGDKILLQLPSVSPEEKALAKTLGAMDKDGNVKPVIGSFVAIASGKNEYHIFAKGPAGVLLQAFEERPVRLARPKTAANAPRPAGMGSKQSESNNTLNYAILVGVVLLVGLLAFILLK from the coding sequence ATGGAACAGAATCCTCAGACAAGTAAACTCCAAGAGCAGGCAAATCAAATGAACCTTGCCTTGGAATCCGTTCATACAGAAGAACAAGCGATAGAACTTATCCAAGGAAAAATCAAAGACGCCTATCTTCTAAAATTAAGGATCGATGTTGAGAACAAAGCAGGCGTAGTTTTAGGATTATTATCCAGATATAAAAACGAATTTTTAGAATTATATTCCTTATTCTCCAATTCTTCTGTGATCCGCAAGATCAGAACTTTCGAAGATTTTGGTCAGATCTCGCACGATATTGCGGAAGCCGCTAGACAAGAAGCTCCAGATCCAGGTTTGACAGATCAAGTTGCGAGAATCCTTCATACTAAATTAACAAAACAAATATTAGAACAATATTATCCAATGTGGGATCGTAATGATACTGCTGCTCTAGTTAACTTGTTAGAGAATCAGATCAAAACTAGTATGAAGATCAATATGATCCGTGTCCAAGCTGACGTAGAATATGTATCTAGTTTGAAATGTAGAGGCAAAAGTTTTTTTGCGGGTATTATTCAATCTATCCCTAAACCACCTGAAGACCCTCCAGAAGGTACTGCTCCTGTAGAAAATTTAGATCCAGAAAAAGCTGCGGTAATGCGTCAGATCGAAACCATTCGAAAAGGTTTCGGAAGAGTTGTGTTAGCAAAAACGATCTTATCTCCAGTAAATGGAATAGATTTCGACGATTTGAACGAAGGTGATAAGATACTATTACAACTCCCTTCTGTTTCTCCTGAAGAAAAAGCTTTAGCTAAAACTTTAGGTGCTATGGACAAAGATGGAAACGTAAAACCTGTGATCGGTTCTTTCGTCGCAATCGCTTCAGGTAAAAACGAATATCATATTTTTGCAAAAGGTCCTGCAGGAGTTCTTTTACAAGCATTCGAAGAAAGACCAGTTCGTTTAGCTAGACCTAAAACTGCTGCAAACGCTCCTCGACCTGCGGGTATGGGCTCAAAACAATCCGAAAGCAATAATACTCTCAACTATGCAATTTTAGTTGGAGTAGTTCTGCTTGTTGGATTGCTCGCGTTTATTCTTCTTAAATAA